From the genome of Bacteroidota bacterium:
AAACACCATCAAATGTTTGAATGATATTTTCCAGACACCCTTTTAATGAACTACCAAGTTGTTTCCCAAATACATCAGATGCTTCTTTTTTTTCTATTAAGCTCTTTTTGAGCTTATCAATAGCTGTTAAAGCTTCTTTATATTCAATTATATAGGTTAACTCATGTGTAGTATTTTCAATTAAGAGTGTGCCTGAATCATGTTTGTTGATCAGTACAAAAGTCCTTGTATAATTATTAATAATATTTAACAAGCCTTTAGCTTCATCAATATTCAATACAGAGTTTTCAGAAGTCTTGTGAATTTGCTTGATAATATTTTCAAGGTCATTCAGATTTTCTGAAAGTTGGAGCAATCTCTTCTCATTTATAGTATAGCCTTGAACCAGATGTTCTTTTAGCCTGTTGGTAGCCCATATTCGAAATTGTGTACCCCTTTTTGAATTAACTCTGTATCCAACAGAAATGATAGCATCAAGATTATAAAACTTGATATTTCTTCGTACATTTCGTTTCCCTTCCTTTTGAACTACCGAGAAAAACTCGGTAGTTGCTCTTTCTTCCAATTCCTCTTCAGAATAAATATTTTTCAAATGCAATCCAATAGTATCGGAGTCCTTATCAAATAGTTCGGCCATTAATTTCTGGGTCAACCAAACTGTTTCTTCCTCAAACCTAACGTCAACAATGGCTTCATGTTCCGCTGTCTGATAAATAATAATATCGCCCTTGCTTTTCATAATTGAATATATAATTCTCAAATTTATGAAAGATTTGACTTTATATACGATTTTCTTCTCTTAGAGCAATGTTTGATTATTGGTTCAAGAACTTGGTGTAAAACAATCAAAGACAAACATGAAGTGGTAATATTGTGACTGGAAATAATAAAAATTGCAATTTACTTTAACAGGAATCGAACCTGTCAAGTTTTACAATATCAGGTGGTTAAAGTGTTTTTGGTATTACTGTAAAAAACAAAAGCCTCTGAAAATCAGAGGCTTTTGCCATTGTAGCAGGGACGGGACAAATATCGAACTTTTTCACTCAGGATATGGGATTGATTATTGAGCATGCAAAGCTTGTGGGAGTGGCTTTCTGAGTACAATTAGATTAAGTTAGCTGTATGGAAGTATCTTATTATCTAATTCTTTTATATATATTTCTAAGTAATTCCTTTTCCGATTCGTTTTCAGTTATCAATCCTTTTAGAACAATATAACCAAGCTCCTTTACCTGGTCAAGATTCTTGTTCTTAGCTGGAATGAAATCATGATAGTCGAACCATTTTTCACCTTTTTGTTTCAGTGCAATTTGAAATGAATAATAATTCTCTTTTCCATAAATTCGGATCTGATGATGAGAATGAGTATTGAAGATATATTCATTTCTATTCTTTGTAAGTCCACTTTGCCAATTTGAAGTATTTACAAAGTCACTAGTTTTCTTAAATATTTTTAAGACTTCATGACTTATGAATTGATCTTCTCTGGTTAAATGTTCAATACAAGTGCTGCCAACAGTTTTGTAACCCCATTGAGGATGGTATGTTACGTGCTCATACCTAATTTCTTTTCCACAGCCTTTTCTTTCGCAAATACCAGACAAATCTTCCAAATCATATATTGAGATTAGAGTCCAGCCATAATCAGGTTCTATCAAACCATGATTCTTGGCATGACATCCCTTACATAAAGTTATACAATCACTATGAGGGTATTCCCAAAGCTCTATATCAGGCTTATATGTCGTATGATGAGTCTGAAGTACAACATTTGGTTCTTTTCGCCCGCATTTAAGACAACTATACCCATCTCTACGTTTTACAACATTGGAAAAGTTGTACCATTTAGTATTGTAATATGACCTTCTTTTCATTTTCATCCAAAGATCAATTAGTGGTTTACATCTATCCTTGCTAAAAGTTATGTAATGAAAGTGCAATTGTAGTATATTAATTTAAACTGTTAAAATAATCTTCCAAAAAGCCTAGCTAGAACGCATATGTTATGCGTTCTCTAACTCAATTCTATCAGAATCCTAAAATATTAATTAGTTTTGAATAAAATCTATTAGTAGACGTATAGTTACGTTATAGCCAATGAGGGAAAAGTGCTACGTCTGGGGGGGTGAGTTGAAATCAAATTAAGTATATTTGCATCAAATGATTTAAATAAAATGAATAGGAATCCTTACTTTAATTACATAGAAGAGAAACTTCATATTCTAGCAAGGAGAATTGAAACAAGGGGAAAGTTGAACCTTCTTGATATTCATTTACATTCAGAGAACTTCTATCTACATTTTTTTAATCTATTATACGGATATAAACTTGAGAACCAAAACTCAAAACTTCAAAATGTTGAAGCAATTGACCTAATTGACCATACGAATAGAATAATAATTCAAGTATCAGCAACTTGTACAAAACAAAAAATAGAATCTGCTTTAAATAAAAAGATATTGGATAGTTATAATAATTATTCATTCAAGTTTATATCAATCTCAAAAGATGCATCAGAGTTGCGGAAGAAGTTGTTTACTAATTCTTACTCTCTATCTTTTTCTCCAACATCAGACATTTTCGATATTACATCTATTTTAAATGATATTTTAAATAAACAAGCACCTGAACTTAAGGAAATTTATAAATTCATAAAAAATGAATTGGGTAATGAAATTGATATTGTGAAACTTGATTCAAATCTTGCTTCTGTAATAAATATCTTATCTAAAGAAACTTGGGACGAAACAAATAAGAGTGATTCGGTAAACAGCTTTGAAATTGAAAGAAAAATATCATTTAATGACCTGAAACATTCAAAAGACATAATTGATGAGTATTGTGTCTATTACAAAAAAGTTGATGAAAAGTATTCTGAATTTGATACATTAGGTGCAAATAAAAGCAATTCGGTTTTAGCAACTATTAAAAGAGAATACCTTAAACTGAAAAATATTGGAAATTCTGATTCTGTTTTTTCTGCAGTTTTGGAGAAAGTTAAGAATAAGGTATTAGAAAGTTCAAATTTTGTTGAAATCCCCATTGATGAATTAGAATTATGTATTGACATATTAGTTGTAGATGCTTTTATTCGTTGCAAAATTTTTGATAATCCTCAAAACTACAACTATGCTACTACCTGATAATATTCATCCTGACAACAGTATCTATTATAATGGAGCAATAGTTTTACGGGTACTTCAAAAGAAAAGTGAAATTGATTTAATTAATCTTTTTCAAGAAGTAAAACAAATTAAAGAAATAGCCTTTCCTGTTTTTATTTTATGTCTAGACTGGTTGTATATTGCAAATATTGCAGAAGTTAAAGAAGGGAGAGTCGCATTATGTTCTTAAAATCACTTACAATTTCAAAAGGAGCCTCTGTAATTCGCGATATCGTATTTAGAAAAGGAATAAATCTTATCGTTGACAATAGTGAGGGTCAAATAACAGGGAATAGCGTTGGAAAAACTACAGTTTTAAAGCTTATTGATTTTTGCTTTGGTGCAGACAAGAAGAACATTTGGGAAGATCCTGAAAACAAAAA
Proteins encoded in this window:
- a CDS encoding virulence protein RhuM/Fic/DOC family protein; protein product: MKSKGDIIIYQTAEHEAIVDVRFEEETVWLTQKLMAELFDKDSDTIGLHLKNIYSEEELEERATTEFFSVVQKEGKRNVRRNIKFYNLDAIISVGYRVNSKRGTQFRIWATNRLKEHLVQGYTINEKRLLQLSENLNDLENIIKQIHKTSENSVLNIDEAKGLLNIINNYTRTFVLINKHDSGTLLIENTTHELTYIIEYKEALTAIDKLKKSLIEKKEASDVFGKQLGSSLKGCLENIIQTFDGVYLYSSIEEQAAHLLYFIIKNHPFVDGNKRIGAFLFIWFLEKNKHRFTEKGKLKIDENGLTALALLIAYSHPDHKETMIKLIINMINKFPEW
- a CDS encoding SMEK domain-containing protein; translation: MNRNPYFNYIEEKLHILARRIETRGKLNLLDIHLHSENFYLHFFNLLYGYKLENQNSKLQNVEAIDLIDHTNRIIIQVSATCTKQKIESALNKKILDSYNNYSFKFISISKDASELRKKLFTNSYSLSFSPTSDIFDITSILNDILNKQAPELKEIYKFIKNELGNEIDIVKLDSNLASVINILSKETWDETNKSDSVNSFEIERKISFNDLKHSKDIIDEYCVYYKKVDEKYSEFDTLGANKSNSVLATIKREYLKLKNIGNSDSVFSAVLEKVKNKVLESSNFVEIPIDELELCIDILVVDAFIRCKIFDNPQNYNYATT